ACTCTGCAATATAAAGCATTGGAAGCTCTTCATTTGCAAGTTGTTGCCATTCTGTATAAATTTCTTGACGTTTTTCTTTATCTGTTCCTACTACTTCTACATCAAGCGCTTTTTCTAGTAATTCATCACTCTTTTCGTTGTTCCAACGAGTGTAGTTCCAAAGAGCGTCTGAAGACCAAAGCGCTGTTGGGTCTGGGTCTGTACCAGTACTCCATCCACCGTAGAACACTTCAATGTCGTCACTATCTTTTTCAATCTTGTCATAGTACAAGGAACCTTCAATCATCTCAAGAGTTGTTTGTAGACCAATGTCGTTCCAGTACTGTGTTAGAGCCTTCGCACGTGCTTCAAATGTTGGATTTGTAGATGAATAGTGAGAGAAGTTTACTACAAACTCGTCACCATTTGGATCTTCACGGAAACCATCATCATTTGTATCTTTGTATCCTGCTTCGTCTAGAAGACTCTTCGCTTTTTCAGGGTCATATTCATACTGCTGTAAGTCACTATCATCAGCTGCAATCCAGTGATTTGATGGTACTGGTGCATCTACAGGAGAACCATAACCACTAAAGAATGCATCAATCCACTCTTGGCGATTAATAGCATGGTACATCGCCTTACGTAATTTTTTGTCTTGATATTTTTCTTTTTGTTCTACAATTTCTTTTTTCTCATTATCAAACACACCTAATTTAAAGCCAACATAGTAGTAGGATAGACCAGGATACGTAACAAGTTCAACGTTTTCCATGCTTTCTACTTCTTCACCTAATGTTGGGTGTACAGGAACCATATCTACTTCACCGTTTTGAAGTGCTCCAGATACAGCTTTATTATCGATAACTTTAACAATAATCTTGTCTAAGTTCGGTGCACCTTTAAAATA
This genomic stretch from Pontibacillus yanchengensis harbors:
- the opp4A gene encoding oligopeptide ABC transporter substrate-binding protein, giving the protein MKNKRLYWLLSMVLMLSLFLAACNSGDDTEAQTDSEEDTTEDSSSDEGTETEENADGEPKQGGTLTYAIDSEPEGILNVHYYGTATDFEILQFMVDPLFTYDENLAPEPHLANWETEDNKTYTFKFEEGVKWHNGDELTVNDWVFALETLADPDYEGPRYSNVQTIEGAEAYNKGEADSISGIEVINDYEVKVTFDKARVNNLINIWSYPMNENRWKDVPVSEILGHEYTRTTPIGTGPFKMGKVVPGETYEFIANEDYFKGAPNLDKIIVKVIDNKAVSGALQNGEVDMVPVHPTLGEEVESMENVELVTYPGLSYYYVGFKLGVFDNEKKEIVEQKEKYQDKKLRKAMYHAINRQEWIDAFFSGYGSPVDAPVPSNHWIAADDSDLQQYEYDPEKAKSLLDEAGYKDTNDDGFREDPNGDEFVVNFSHYSSTNPTFEARAKALTQYWNDIGLQTTLEMIEGSLYYDKIEKDSDDIEVFYGGWSTGTDPDPTALWSSDALWNYTRWNNEKSDELLEKALDVEVVGTDKEKRQEIYTEWQQLANEELPMLYIAELQELQGINKRVGGVEYDVSGSNLPNEWYIKE